One genomic region from Terriglobia bacterium encodes:
- a CDS encoding sigma-70 family RNA polymerase sigma factor has protein sequence MSGQSPKEVTQLLQAWSRGDETALDRLMPLVYDELRRLAHYYMTRENAGHILQTTALVNEAYLQLIDANTVNWQDRAHFFAISAKLMRRILVHFARSRNSQKRGGRLSHVSLDEAALLSSERDADLIELDEALTALAAIDPRKAKVVELRFFGGLSLEESGEVLGVSPDTVWRDWDLAKAWLYREMRRGET, from the coding sequence ATGAGCGGACAGTCCCCGAAAGAAGTCACGCAGCTGCTTCAAGCCTGGAGCCGGGGCGATGAGACGGCGCTGGATAGACTCATGCCTCTGGTTTATGACGAGCTGCGCCGGCTGGCACACTACTACATGACACGCGAGAATGCCGGCCACATCCTGCAAACCACGGCGCTGGTAAACGAGGCCTACCTCCAGCTCATCGATGCGAATACGGTGAACTGGCAGGACCGCGCCCACTTCTTCGCCATTTCGGCTAAATTGATGCGGCGGATCCTCGTTCATTTCGCGCGGTCGCGGAATTCACAAAAGCGAGGCGGTAGACTCTCCCATGTGTCGCTTGACGAAGCTGCGCTCCTTTCTTCCGAGCGGGATGCAGATCTGATCGAGCTTGACGAGGCGCTGACGGCACTGGCAGCTATCGATCCAAGGAAAGCGAAAGTGGTCGAGCTGCGTTTCTTTGGCGGGTTGAGCCTTGAGGAATCCGGGGAGGTGCTCGGTGTGTCGCCCGACACTGTGTGGCGGGACTGGGATCTGGCGAAGGCCTGGCTGTATCGGGAAATGAGACGCGGGGAGACGTGA
- a CDS encoding protein kinase, with translation MEPERWHEIERLYHLARERGAGEREAFLKEACAGDESLYEEVESLLACRPKAEKFIESPALELAARVLAKDRESEPGPDIVGRVLSHYTVREKIGEGGMGVIHRAYDEHLHRDVAVKILPPHTLGDEASRKRFRKEALALSRLSHPNVETVFDFDTQEGVDFLVMEYIPGTTLSEKLREGPLPEKEIVCLGAQLAEGLAAAHDQGIVHCDLKPANLRITPDGRLKILDFGIARLVQPVSKASQTLSITELNVVQGTVLYMAPEQLLGRPVDARTDIYGAGVVLYEIATGSRPFQSDLPVALVDQILHAPVFPPGRLKNDLSPGLEKIILKCLEKNPLYRYESARQLSADLAEVSSSPVRAEVGEHQQVRSFSWKPYAAVSVLVLLAALIWWAVTKQRAITPTIQTSVAVLPFQNLGSDNESDYLRWALPDEVATVLSYTPDLSIRPFADMRRYATASIEPQRAGRELHVATVVAGHFAREEAHIRVTVEVIDVASNRVLWRDTLTARGDDQINLQEQTATRIRQGLIRALGRSAVSTATATHPKSEEAYELYLRSIATPHDGSENKQGISMLERSIGLDSAYAPAWAEAGRRYYYDFQYSDGGMPARRRAQVATERALSLDPNLLGAARMMISLRAESGQLDDAYSVAKLLMQKRPASGEAHMGLSYVLRYAGRLVEAGRECDRALQLDPANYTFRSCSIPFEMLKQYDRAREFARLDAGSRFSSWRIASVLLSERRIEEAVPILTELQNDFAQAGLILAYLRHDGPDRIRSLSERCEGIVVNLVDPEQAYFDARIQSFCEQRPAALRQLRRAIEKNYCAYPALGTDPLLENVRNTPEFQEIHKAAASCYTKFAATHGFQ, from the coding sequence ATGGAGCCGGAACGATGGCATGAGATCGAGCGGCTTTACCATTTGGCTCGGGAACGCGGAGCAGGTGAGAGGGAAGCTTTCCTGAAAGAAGCGTGCGCCGGCGACGAGTCTCTGTATGAGGAAGTTGAGTCCCTCCTCGCTTGCCGGCCCAAGGCGGAAAAGTTCATCGAGTCCCCTGCGCTCGAGCTGGCGGCCAGGGTGCTTGCAAAAGACCGGGAAAGTGAACCCGGTCCCGACATCGTCGGCCGGGTCTTATCGCACTACACCGTCCGGGAAAAGATCGGCGAGGGGGGCATGGGTGTCATCCACCGTGCCTATGACGAACATCTTCATCGGGATGTCGCTGTCAAGATTCTTCCTCCGCACACTCTCGGTGACGAAGCCTCCCGAAAACGTTTCCGCAAGGAAGCCCTTGCACTCTCCAGGCTAAGCCACCCGAACGTAGAGACGGTCTTCGACTTCGACACCCAGGAGGGCGTTGATTTCCTGGTGATGGAATACATTCCGGGCACCACCCTGAGCGAAAAACTCCGGGAGGGACCGCTGCCTGAGAAGGAAATCGTGTGCCTCGGAGCGCAACTTGCGGAGGGACTTGCAGCAGCGCACGATCAAGGCATCGTGCACTGCGATTTGAAACCGGCGAATCTGCGCATCACTCCGGATGGGCGCCTGAAGATTCTGGATTTTGGCATTGCAAGACTGGTGCAGCCGGTCAGCAAAGCCAGTCAAACACTCAGCATTACGGAACTCAATGTTGTGCAGGGCACGGTACTCTACATGGCACCTGAGCAATTGCTGGGCAGGCCGGTAGACGCGCGCACGGACATCTATGGCGCCGGGGTGGTCCTGTATGAGATCGCAACGGGGAGCCGGCCGTTCCAGTCAGACTTGCCCGTTGCGCTGGTGGACCAGATCCTCCACGCCCCGGTTTTTCCACCCGGCAGATTAAAAAACGATCTTTCGCCCGGGTTGGAGAAGATCATCCTCAAGTGCCTGGAAAAGAATCCCCTATACCGGTATGAGTCGGCCAGGCAGTTGAGCGCGGATCTGGCCGAGGTGTCGTCATCACCAGTCCGCGCTGAGGTTGGCGAGCATCAGCAAGTGCGGTCATTTAGTTGGAAACCTTACGCGGCTGTGAGCGTCCTGGTGCTGCTGGCTGCCCTGATCTGGTGGGCTGTGACAAAGCAGAGGGCAATCACTCCCACCATCCAAACCAGCGTTGCCGTCCTGCCATTCCAGAACCTCGGATCCGACAACGAATCTGACTATCTGCGATGGGCCTTGCCCGATGAGGTTGCAACCGTACTTAGCTATACGCCCGATCTGTCCATTAGACCTTTTGCTGACATGCGGCGGTACGCGACCGCAAGCATCGAACCACAACGCGCGGGTCGGGAGCTGCATGTCGCGACCGTCGTTGCCGGTCACTTTGCCAGGGAAGAGGCGCACATTCGCGTCACCGTGGAAGTAATCGATGTCGCGAGCAATCGTGTGCTATGGCGAGACACCTTGACAGCTCGCGGCGATGATCAAATCAACCTGCAGGAACAGACAGCCACGCGCATACGACAGGGGCTCATCCGAGCCTTAGGCCGCTCCGCCGTCTCAACGGCGACCGCAACCCACCCGAAGAGCGAGGAGGCATACGAACTCTATTTGAGAAGCATTGCCACCCCGCACGACGGCAGCGAGAACAAACAGGGCATTTCAATGCTCGAGCGGTCTATCGGACTGGACTCCGCGTACGCACCAGCGTGGGCCGAGGCCGGACGTCGGTACTACTACGATTTCCAGTACTCCGATGGCGGCATGCCCGCGCGACGTCGCGCCCAGGTTGCCACCGAGCGGGCGCTGAGCCTTGATCCCAACCTGCTTGGTGCTGCGAGGATGATGATATCGCTTCGCGCCGAATCGGGCCAACTCGACGACGCCTATAGCGTGGCGAAACTACTGATGCAGAAACGACCGGCAAGCGGTGAGGCGCATATGGGACTCAGCTATGTGTTGCGGTATGCAGGCCGCTTAGTGGAAGCCGGGCGGGAGTGCGACCGGGCGCTGCAACTTGATCCCGCCAACTACACGTTCCGCTCCTGCTCGATTCCGTTCGAGATGCTGAAACAATACGATCGAGCCCGGGAATTCGCTCGTTTGGATGCAGGGTCACGCTTCTCCTCATGGCGAATTGCGTCGGTTCTGCTTTCCGAGCGCAGGATAGAAGAAGCCGTGCCGATTCTCACGGAACTCCAGAACGATTTCGCACAAGCCGGCCTGATTCTGGCCTATCTTCGGCATGATGGTCCGGACCGGATCAGGAGTTTGTCGGAAAGATGTGAGGGCATCGTTGTGAATCTGGTCGATCCCGAACAGGCATACTTCGATGCCAGAATCCAGTCGTTCTGTGAACAGCGCCCCGCGGCACTGCGTCAACTTCGCCGCGCCATCGAGAAGAATTATTGCGCCTATCCGGCATTGGGCACGGACCCGCTCCTTGAGAACGTCCGCAACACGCCTGAATTTCAAGAAATCCACAAGGCAGCGGCTTCCTGTTACACGAAGTTCGCCGCAACCCACGGATTCCAATGA